AACATATAGGAGGCATGAATAGAAATGAAGCCTTCATCTGTCGTGTCTGAAGGTGCACCAATAGCTCTTGAAAATCCTCCATCTCTTGATTGATGTTGAGCTAGCCATACTTGGGCTTGTTCAACTTCTAACGGAAGGCTTCCTAGTAAATACAAAGCTCCAATCGCATGGTAACTTCCAACAAAACTAACAACTTGATTTTCTTGATATAAGAATCCACCTGTTTTGTCTTGTAAAGATTGAAGCCACTGAATAACTTTTTTCTCATGAGGGATTGCAACTCCTTGAACGAGCAGGCTATCAATACATCTAAATGTTGAAAAGACTTCTGACACTCCGTTTGGAATTACAGAAAATCCTCCATCTTCATTTTGGCAATTCAGTAAATATTGAATCAACTTTTCTTTATCTTTTGCTTCTGCATCCAATAAATGCAGAATAACCGCACCAAAATTGGTATGCCAAGTATCACTAGGATAACCTGGCGAATTTCCAAAACCGCCATCTTCGTTTTGGCAGGCTCTAACAAACTCTAAACATTTATTTACATCATAGTTTACTTGTCCCAAAATAAATTCAGAAGCAACGACACAATATGTCGTGAATAATTCTGATAGTAGTGAAGGTTGTTCGGCAAAACCTCCATCCTCATTTTGACAAGCAACAAGAGTAGTCTCTAGCTGCTTTTTATTTGGAATTTCTTCTCCAAGTAATGTCATATCTGCAATTACATGAAGGGCTGAAAAATTTTGAGGTGTTTTATCAGATTTTACTCCTAAAGGAGATTTATAAGCTGTCAAACCATAAGAAAAGCCAGAAATTGTCTTGTGAGACCATTCTTTATATTTTTCTATATCAATATGTTGCTGTGTCAATTTTCCTGCTGTGGCAGCATAAGGAAGGCTATTTTTATTTTTATCAAAGGAATGGCTTTGATAATCTATTTTTTTAAATTTTTGGCTCAATAACTTGGCATTTTCATCCAAAACCAATAGACCCAAAAGTTGAAGTGTTGTTATTTTTTCATGCAAAGGAAGGTAAGCTGTGTTCCCCACGTAAAAGGCACCTTTAGTATAGGTTGGTACCATAACGTGTCTCGCTATCGGAACCGTAGGACTTGTAGGGGTTGAAAACCAATTTCCTTGGCCAAAATTTATTCCTCCATTCTTAGTATCATAAAAATGAAGAATTTGTTCTTGCACTTCTTTCTTCATACTTTCAACAAGACTTTTAGTTGACGAATGGTCTATCTTATTCAAAGCCATAAGAAATACTGCATGACTTAACATTGATTTTATTGGAAAAGGAGATTCACTTTTTTGATAATAGGCACTAATTACACTGACTGAAATTGTTCCATCTTTGTCCGATTTGTCCCAAAAACCTTTTGTCAACGGATGTCTGTAATGTCGGTCAATGAAACTAATTGTGTCTTTGATAACACCAGTAAATTTTTGTCGTTCTTTTTCATCCAACGCACTTATAGCTAAAATCATTACAGACATATCTAGGAGCTTTTTTCCTGCAAAAAACATAGGGGTGCCATCTCCGTTGATTTTAGAATATGCCCCTTTTTCAGGATCAATAAAGGCTTTGAGAAAATCAATAAATATACTGCCCAAATCTGTTCTTCCAATTTGATTTAAGATATAAAGTAAAAGAGAAACATCTAATAACTTAATAGAGGTATCAATAGCATCATTCCAATCCTGACTTAATATAGTTGCTTTGTTTTTAATGATATATTGTTTACTTATTCTTTCGATTGCTTCAGAAGAAGTTTTTACCAAAATTTTATCTTCTAAACCTCTAGCTGCAACGTAACGTGCAAATTGAGCAAGAGCTTGTATGAAAATTGTTTTTACTATCCCTATCTCTTGCTTAATATTTGTTCCATCAAGAATTTCATAGAATCCTCCATTTTCTTTGTCTTGGAATTGTTCCATATCTTTCAACAACGTTAAAACCATCTTTTTATCATTTTGCTTTGAAAAGGCGAGAAGACCTAAAGAAACATCAAGAAGTGTTTTATCTTCTGTCACAATATCCTGTTTGTCCCGATTAACAACACTATAAAATGCTCCGTAATACTCATCATAAAGATTATTTTTGATGTAATCCGAAAGAGTTTTTAAAATATAAACCATCTTCATTCACCTCCATTTACAATCAACTTCATGATAAGTTCAGCGGCCTCAGTCAAGCCATTATGTGTTGGAGTCAGTTTTTGATAAGCTGCAATAAAATCAACCTGTTGGCTCAAAACTTTTTTTATCAAAGCACAAAATTCTGGAATATCATAACCCGAAAATACAGGAGTTCCCACTTCCTCTAAGCGTTTATATGCTTCTAACTCATGGTATTCCATAAAACTAGATAGATAAAAAATAGTAGGGATATTTAAATAAGCAACTTCAGTTACTGTAATCCAACCTGGATGCGATATGAGCAAAGCAGAATTTTGAATTAACTCCTTCCAATTTGGAATGTATGGCAATTTAATAAGACCACCTGCTTTTTGCGGTTTCTCTGAGGCACCAATCAAAACCATTTGAAGTTCAGGCACAGCTTTTTTTAATACTTTAAAAGTTTCCTCATAAAATTCAAAATTTTTATTTTTATTTTCTGCTAACATGGTAGTGCTACTAACAGTTGCGACTATATAAGGAAGAGTTTTATCAATTTTTAAATAATCAAAATCTAATGTCTTTTCTTTACTTTGTTCTTCTAGATACATCGAACCTGTAAAATGTACTTTTTCAAGATTACTCTGTAAATATTTATCACTTTCAAAGGAATCTAAAAATAATTTATCCGTGATAATCAAATCTGTGCTTTTTACCAACCACTTAAATAAACGATTCAAATCCTTTTGAGCGGAGCGTATCTCTTCCTGATTAACAGTAAAGCCTCCTAAAATCAAATCTTCTATTTTAACATCCACTAATGTAAAATTGTGCCGTTCTGTTACAAAAACAGTCTTAATCCCTGCCATAACTGCTGCAAATGAAGCGTTAATATTATAATCACTAATTAAAAGATCAGCTTCTTGTTCATCAATCAGTTGTAAATAATGAAGAATTTTATCACCATTAAAAAATGTAGGAACAAAATATTTTGAAATCATAGAATCCCAGTTCAAATTCTTTTCCAAATGAGAGCTTTGAGAGAAGTCTATAATCCCTGTTGGGTTTAAATCAACAACTTTTATGTCTGCTTCTTGAAATAATGTAGTAAAAACATCTTGCCTTGAGCCAAGTAAAACCGTAATTTCAAGCTTTGGATCTATTGTTTTGAGTTTTTTAGCAATCGTAAGCATTCTCATATTGTGCCCCGTCCCTGTGGGATTTGGGGCTAATAAAATCTTTTTCATAACCAGCCTCTAAAATTTTCTAACAAATTGTGATTTATCAACGATTGTATTATCAGGAATTGTTACTCCTGCTAAAATAATCGCCGAATCCTTAATAACCACACTACTTCCAATAATGACAGGTGCAAAAGTCATAGGGAGCTTTGAATAGTGATAATCATGGCTATTAGAAACAATATGCACATTATTTCCAATCCATGAATTATTTCCAATTTCTATCTGTCCTGCACCTTCCAAAATATTTCCATTGCCAATTTTAACGTTTTTCCCAAATTTGATGAAACCGTTCGTTACGCTATTACCAATCAAAATATTTCCATAACCTATTTTGCTTGGCTGGCCGATGAAATCAGCAGAAATATAATTTCCCGATTCATCTTCTCTTAAGTAACTGCCTAAATTTTTCAATTTCAAATTTTTCTCTAAAGCGAGTTTGAAATCTGGGAAACCATTATTTTCAAAATTTCTTTCTTTAATTTCAAGTTTATCTCTTCCGTACACTACTGAGTTGTCAGGGATGTATTGTGAAACAACGGTATGAGCACCGATAACCACATTATTGCCAACATGTACTTTTCCATAGATACAACTATCCGAACCAATCCAGCAATTATTCCCAATAATAGCTGATTTTATTTTTGTATTAGAGGCAATTTGAGTATGGTCCCCGATGATAGCATCTTGAATCTGACACCTAAAATTGATAAAAACATCATCGCCAATGGTTGAACGATTTAGCTTTGTTTCTGCTCGTATCCAAATATCATTTCCCAAAATACTTTTACGGCACTCAACATTTTCATCAATAAGCTGGTTCATAATTACTTCCTCATATTAGTACGATTGTTCAACGACTTTTGAACTATTATATAAAAGATAATACTAGATTTATAGTGAATCTAGGAAACCTTCCAAATACCGATCGAAAAGTTCATGGTTAATTGAAACATATTTTTCTCTTGATTCTTTTCGAGTAAAAGTCAATCCTGCTTCTCTCAAAGTTTTGAAGTGATAAGAAGCCGCAGATTTGGTTAAATTGACATTATCGCCTATTTCTCCACAACTCACTTCCGTCCCTTTTTTGATAAGAAATCGGATAATTTCAAGACGTATAGGCTCTGATAAAGCTTTAAAAATTTTACTTCTTATTTCATCTTCTGCTTTTTTTGATAGTTCAATAGTCATTGTATTATTTTACTACTTTTATCTTGATTCTTCAAGATAATTTATTCATACTTCTATAATAGATGAAACTAATTTATATTCCATTGTTGTTAGAAATGAGAAATCAATATAACTCATCCTCTTTTGTTGTTTTTCCGCATCCTCTAAAAAGGGCATTTGGCTAATTTGAGGCATCCTCTTGGAGTGGTAAAAGGGTATTTTATTCGGCAATTATAGGCAATTTTTCACAAACTAGGAGGTAGTTTCACAACTATCATTGTAAATTTCATCTGATTTATTTCACAGAAAAAAGCCCTGAACGCTTAGTGGTTCAACGTTTGTCGCCACTATTATCGTACCTTTTCATATTATGAGCGCACTATGAGCATTGGGTTTTGACAAGTATAGGCAAGCTATTTTTTAGAATGGGAATGAAATACTCTTCCAAGGCTTTTCAAATTATTATTTGTTTTTCAATCCAACTAATTCTCGTTGCTTACGATTTGCTTCATCTGCGAAAAATTTAAAAACAGTTTTAACTTCCT
The DNA window shown above is from Lactococcus sp. S-13 and carries:
- a CDS encoding prenyltransferase/squalene oxidase repeat-containing protein; the protein is MVYILKTLSDYIKNNLYDEYYGAFYSVVNRDKQDIVTEDKTLLDVSLGLLAFSKQNDKKMVLTLLKDMEQFQDKENGGFYEILDGTNIKQEIGIVKTIFIQALAQFARYVAARGLEDKILVKTSSEAIERISKQYIIKNKATILSQDWNDAIDTSIKLLDVSLLLYILNQIGRTDLGSIFIDFLKAFIDPEKGAYSKINGDGTPMFFAGKKLLDMSVMILAISALDEKERQKFTGVIKDTISFIDRHYRHPLTKGFWDKSDKDGTISVSVISAYYQKSESPFPIKSMLSHAVFLMALNKIDHSSTKSLVESMKKEVQEQILHFYDTKNGGINFGQGNWFSTPTSPTVPIARHVMVPTYTKGAFYVGNTAYLPLHEKITTLQLLGLLVLDENAKLLSQKFKKIDYQSHSFDKNKNSLPYAATAGKLTQQHIDIEKYKEWSHKTISGFSYGLTAYKSPLGVKSDKTPQNFSALHVIADMTLLGEEIPNKKQLETTLVACQNEDGGFAEQPSLLSELFTTYCVVASEFILGQVNYDVNKCLEFVRACQNEDGGFGNSPGYPSDTWHTNFGAVILHLLDAEAKDKEKLIQYLLNCQNEDGGFSVIPNGVSEVFSTFRCIDSLLVQGVAIPHEKKVIQWLQSLQDKTGGFLYQENQVVSFVGSYHAIGALYLLGSLPLEVEQAQVWLAQHQSRDGGFSRAIGAPSDTTDEGFISIHASYMLEQKVDPYWVALIT
- a CDS encoding glycosyltransferase — its product is MKKILLAPNPTGTGHNMRMLTIAKKLKTIDPKLEITVLLGSRQDVFTTLFQEADIKVVDLNPTGIIDFSQSSHLEKNLNWDSMISKYFVPTFFNGDKILHYLQLIDEQEADLLISDYNINASFAAVMAGIKTVFVTERHNFTLVDVKIEDLILGGFTVNQEEIRSAQKDLNRLFKWLVKSTDLIITDKLFLDSFESDKYLQSNLEKVHFTGSMYLEEQSKEKTLDFDYLKIDKTLPYIVATVSSTTMLAENKNKNFEFYEETFKVLKKAVPELQMVLIGASEKPQKAGGLIKLPYIPNWKELIQNSALLISHPGWITVTEVAYLNIPTIFYLSSFMEYHELEAYKRLEEVGTPVFSGYDIPEFCALIKKVLSQQVDFIAAYQKLTPTHNGLTEAAELIMKLIVNGGE
- a CDS encoding GlgC family sugar phosphate nucleotidyltransferase codes for the protein MNQLIDENVECRKSILGNDIWIRAETKLNRSTIGDDVFINFRCQIQDAIIGDHTQIASNTKIKSAIIGNNCWIGSDSCIYGKVHVGNNVVIGAHTVVSQYIPDNSVVYGRDKLEIKERNFENNGFPDFKLALEKNLKLKNLGSYLREDESGNYISADFIGQPSKIGYGNILIGNSVTNGFIKFGKNVKIGNGNILEGAGQIEIGNNSWIGNNVHIVSNSHDYHYSKLPMTFAPVIIGSSVVIKDSAIILAGVTIPDNTIVDKSQFVRKF
- a CDS encoding ArsR/SmtB family transcription factor; the encoded protein is MTIELSKKAEDEIRSKIFKALSEPIRLEIIRFLIKKGTEVSCGEIGDNVNLTKSAASYHFKTLREAGLTFTRKESREKYVSINHELFDRYLEGFLDSL